AGGTCGAGGTCAGCCTCGAAGACGTGCTCAACAGCCGCATGGTGGCCTACCCGAACACGCTCTACATGTGCTGCCCCACCGGCGACGGCGCCGCGGCGGCGATCGTCTGCTCAGCGGAGAAGGCGCGGCAGCTCGCCGGCGGCGGCAAGCTGATTAAGGTTGTCGCCTCTGCGCTCACCACCGACCCCTACACGCCGCGCACGCTTACCTTCCCCGACATCAATACGATGACAAAGGCGTGCGCCCAGCAGGCCTACGAGCAGGCGGGCATGAGCCCGAAGGATCTCGATTCGGTCGAGCTGCACGACTGCTTCGCCACGGCAGAGATTTTGCACTACGAGAACCTGATGCTCTGCGGACCTGGCGAGGCCGGCCGCATGATCGACGAGGGGCGCACCGCGCTGGGCGGCGACATCCCTGTGAACACCAGCGGCGGCCTGCTCTCCAAGGGGCATCCGATCGGCGCCACGGGCGTCGCCAACGTCTGCGAAATCGTCTGGCAGCTGCGCGGGCAGGCGGGCGGCCGCCAGGTTGAAGGGCACAAGGCGGGGCTGGCGCACACCATCGGCCTCGGCTCGGCCTGCGCGATCCACATCCTCACCACGTAGCCGCGGCCTCGCACGAGGCGTTTCTGCACCGCCGCATGCGGCCCCGGCCGAGCTTTCGGCCGGGGCCGCGCTGATCGCCGCGACGGGGGCTTGCCTATGGCTTGCTGCCTTGCGACGCGTCTTCGCTGCGCTCAGGCCCGGCGAGCCCTTCGCCCGTCATAGCGTCGATCCGGGCGGCAGAAGTTGCATCATCGTGAGCAGGGGCCTCGCTTCCGAGCCGTCATGCGTGAGCGGCCGCTCACCTTCGGTACGACCGTCCGAAGTCGAAAAAACCTCAGGGTCTTTTGATTCTCGTCTCGCCTCCGCTATTCGGTGCGCTGCTGCTCGCGGCTCTACCGCGACGGGCGGTTCACGAACCGCCCCTACCAATCGTCGTTGCCTGTACAGGGTGTGTTGCCACCTCCGATCCCGCGCCTCGCTCCACGCCCGCGAGAATCAAAAGACCCTGGAAAAAACCTGACGCCGACTATCAACTTCACGTCGCAAGGAGTAGACTATGACTGGTTAACTCTTCCTTCTCGTTCCTCTGTCGCCCGGAGTCGCGTTTCTGCGCTCGGGGATGATGACCGAGGTGTTGCCACACAGCACACCGAGGTCATACCATGCCTGCCACGCCCTCCGAACCCCTGATCGCGGTCATGAACTCCTCCGCCGACCTGGTGGACATCCTCCAGACAGCGCTGGAGGACGACGGCTTTCGCACCGTGACCTTGGTGTCCACCATTGCGGGGGGCGCAGTTGGCCCCCTCGCGTTCCTGCGCACACATCAGCCCGTAGCCGCGGTCTACAGCATCTCGCCCCCATATCGGGAGAGCTGGCAGATCCTGCAGGAAGTCCGGCGCCAGTGGCAGGGTGGGCACTACGTGATCACCACCACGAACCTCGGTGCCCTCCGCGCCTGTGTCGGCCCCGCGGACGCGATCGAGCTCGTCGGCAAGCCGTTTGACTTGGACGAGATTACGCAGGCGCTGCGGCGTGTCCTCGCCGGCAGACAGGCGGCGCTCGATGGTACGGCGCTCACGACCTGCTCGGCCGGCTGAACGGGGACACTGCGGAGGCAACATGGTTGGCATCTCCGACGACCCACCGCCGCCACGCTGAGCCGAAGAGATGGGGTGTCGAAGTGTCCAGTCCGCCGCGAGCCACGCTGAGACCGCCTCCGATCACCGGAGCGCCGGTACCGGTCACGGGCATCCAACGGTTCGCCGACGCCCCTCTGCACCTGGTCTGGCATTGCCTGCCGCACGGCCAGGTCGACTATATCAACGCTGCCTGGTGTGCCTACACCGGCCTGAGCCTGGCCGTCTCCCGCGGCGCTGGCTGGCAGCAGGCGTTGCATCCGGACGATCTGTTGCGCTGGCAGGTGGCGTGGGAGCAGGCAGAAGGCGCTGGGCGGCCATGTGAACTCCCCGTTGCCGCCTCCAGCGCGCCGATGGCGTCTACTGCTGGTTTCTGCGTCACGTCGAGGCCGTCCGCGGGCTTGCCGGCTACATCGCCGGCTGGATGGGAACCGCAACCGCG
This region of Dehalococcoidia bacterium genomic DNA includes:
- a CDS encoding beta-ketoacyl synthase N-terminal-like domain-containing protein, encoding MLNMRDVYVVGVGMIKFGRYPEQDIGSLGGQAALLALKDAGLSLKDIQILMSGNLYQTSMSGQRILKEVGMTGVPVYNVSNACASGSTAFREAVFAVGSGAYEVAMAVGTEQMGKMGLLGAPSDPSTSPEGVLGTGLMPGVFGMAGMEHMRKYGTTHEQFAKVSVKNHHHAMANPLSQYQVEVSLEDVLNSRMVAYPNTLYMCCPTGDGAAAAIVCSAEKARQLAGGGKLIKVVASALTTDPYTPRTLTFPDINTMTKACAQQAYEQAGMSPKDLDSVELHDCFATAEILHYENLMLCGPGEAGRMIDEGRTALGGDIPVNTSGGLLSKGHPIGATGVANVCEIVWQLRGQAGGRQVEGHKAGLAHTIGLGSACAIHILTT